The genomic DNA CATGATGACAGGGATAAGTGGAAAAGTCATATTGACAAAGATCTGATTGTGCAGCAATATCAGCGGCCAAAATCACGGCTTTCCCTTTTTTCCTGAATTTCTTCGTATTCGTTATGCAAATTAATATTCAGCTGTCGTTGAGCGTTAAATATGTCAGCCTGTATTTTAGCTTCAGCTAGTGCTTGAGCAATGTTTTTTCTCTTGACCTCTTCTTTCTCTATTTGATCATCCTCGTTTCTGCGCATTTCCTGTTCCGAAGGCTCGGGCGATTGTGCTACGCCGCTCCCGCCAATAAATGACGAATGACTCCAATTTGGCGAGGCGCCATTTTTGGAATACGTGTTATAAGATTTTGAGTGTGAAAGTTTTCTGTTTTGTTGTGAAATTGCCTTTTTGGCAACCAGTATCGCAAGATATGATAGGGCGCACACACTGAGCAGAACAATGCCGATTAGAATAATTAGCTTCGTGGACATATTTTCCCTCCAACTTTTTTCATTCCCCCACGCCCCACAAAGAAAGACGGCAGGGCAACCTCTCGGTTGACCTGCCGTCTTGTTTATGCGATTAAGCTTTTTATCCATAGCCTGATAGGAGTTACCAGCTCCTATCAGGCTTGCGCCTGAAAGATGCACGCACCGCATCATCGACTGATGGATATAGCTTACACCTTATGTTAGCATAGTCTCCGAAATGATTGCAAGGGGGACAACAGTTTGTTTTTTATATAAACTTCCGCTCATTTTGAGCGAAAGTCAAATTTCCGCTTGATTTCATTAATAACACGTGATATACTTTGAATGAAATAATTACCAATGAAACACAAATAGCCCTTTAGAAGTTACCAGCTTCTAAAAGGCTTGCGCCTAGAAGATGCACGCACCGCATCACCAGACTTATCTGTGCCAAGAACACCGCAAGGTGTTAAATACAGAAAGACTATGATGTAATCGGCATCATGGTCTTTCTTTTTGTACTTTGAAACGTGAATATGTTGTAGGGCCTTTCAGTAGCAGTAGAGATGACCCAACAAGCTGCTTGCAAACCGCCCGCTATTGCGGGCGGCCCTTATGGTTGCCGAACTAGGATTCGAACCCAGACAAACAGAGTCAGAGTCTGTCGTGCTACCTTTACACAATTCGGCAATGATTATTGCAGCACTATCTATTATATCTCAAAAAACTGTAATGTCAACAATTTTTTGCACTAAAATACAGTTAGGGCATGAAAATATTGTTTTGGGATACACTTTAATAGACTGAAAACGGAGGGATATCATGGTTATCATACTGCTTCCGCCGGGAAATGACAGTGAAAAGACGGCCTGTGCGCTTTTTGAGCTGTTGCAACGAAGCCGCCACGCTATGCTGCTGTGCGACGCCCTCTGCCATTTTGCGGACGGAAACCCTGATTTTTGCATCGTGATGTGTGGTGCCGGGCAGCAGGTTGTGCTTGATGCTGCCGCTCGTTGTATTGTATTGGTGCCAGAAGGTTGCCAAAGTCCGTTTGTAGCGCCACCCGGGGCAACGGTTCTTTCCTTTTCAGAAAGCGGTCCCAGCATCGCGCTAGACGGCAGCCAGCAGCTAATAAGCTGCGGGCTGCGCCAGAGGGATACGCTAACCCTTTCGAGTTTGGACAGCCAAAAGCCCGTTTTTTCGGTTCAGCGCACCGTCACTACGTTGAACGGAGAATCGCTGGAAATTGGGGAGTACCCATTGAGTATTCCCGATGAGCAAAAACATCAGGATATTATTGCAGCCGCTGCGGTGCTGTTGCTGCAGGACGGCTATCTTGAACCGGATTGCTTTCGCACACATTAATTAAGAGCCTTCTGATCAGATGCAGTGGTATTCGACTTTAATTACTGCTTTGTCATAAAATCATCCGCATAAAAGCATGACTAAAGTAAGGTAACAGTTCCGGCGTTATTCTTGAAAAAGCCTTCATACTCACGAGCAAAGAGCGCATTGGCCTGCTCGCCGTTACAATGGCAGGCGCCCAACCGCTGTATGCCCATCGCCCGCAGGCTTGCCATGGTGGCGCGCATGCGTGGTTCGTCCGCGTCCATAAGATGTGTGCCGCCTATAAATGTGTGCACCGGTGCATTAAATAGCTGAGATACCCACGCGCAAGTGTTGATGACACCCTTGTGTGAGCAACCCGAAAGCAGAGCCAGCCCCTGTTCGCCGTGTACCACAACGACTGTTTCTTCATTGAAATCATCCACGACATAGGCCTCACCACATTGGCGTAGCATACCGGGGTTGGCCTTTTCAACTTCGTTTTTAGAAGGGATACCACATACAAGGAAAACCTTTTCGCTAAGTTTTAATACGCCTGGCTCCAAAATATAAAACGGAACCTGACGCTCAAAAAGAAATTCTTCCGTCAGCCTGGCGCTGATTGGGCGCAGGCGGCCTGATTCACGGTGATACCGATGCGAAAAAAAGTTTGGCCCAAAATAAGTGGCTTTTGGACAGCAGCCATTGTCCAGAAGGGCCTTAACGCCGCCGGTGTGGTCGTAGTGCCCGTGACTGAGCACCAGTGTATCTACGCTCTCTAAGCTGACGCCGAGTTGTCTGGCGTTGTCCAAAAACGCTGGGGTGGCGCCGGTATCAAGCAGCAACGTAAAGCTGCCATCAGTCAGGTGCAGGCTCAGACCATGCTCGGTGTGCATGCCGTCTTTAGCGGCGTTGTTTTCCATCAGGGTGGTCACGACAAACCCCATTTCAAATTCCCTCCTAATATTCGATGATTTATATGTAAGATTTTGATGCGTGTTTCTATTCTACTATAAAATACCGGGGAATACTATATTCCGACTCAACTTTTTATATCGCGCTACCGCTGTTGCAAGTGAACCTTTTTTCGGTTATGATGGCTTGAAGACAGCTTTTGCCATTATAAAAGAGGAGGAACACATCATGACGATTTTAGTGCTGGGTGGTGCGGGCTATATCGGTTCGCATACTGTCAAAGCGCTTTGCAATGAGGGTGTCGATACCGTCGTGGCCGACAATCTTTCAACCGGGTACGCTGCAGCTGTGGACAAACGCGCGCGTTTTTATAAAGGGGATATTTCTGACAAAACTTTTCTGGATACGCTGTTTAGCAAGGAACACATTGATGGCGTCATCCATTTTGCAGCCTATTCTCTGGTGGGGGAGAGCGTTTCAAACCCTCTGAAATATTATGAGAATAATCTTTGTGGTACCCGGGTGCTACTAGAGGCCATGGTCGCGCACAAAATTGATAAAATTGTTTTTTCTTCCACCGCAGCCACTTATGGTGAGCCGGAGCGTATGCCGATTGACGAGCAGGATCGCACCTGCCCGACCAATCCCTATGGCGAAACCAAACTGGCGATGGAAAAGATGTTTTACTGGACGGCTAAAGCGCACGGCCTGCGCTATGTTTCGCTACGCTATTTTAACGCCTGCGGTGCCGATGAAAGTGGAGAGATCGGTGAGGCGCACATGCCGGAATCGCATTTAATACCATTAATACTACAGGTGCCAAATGGTCAGCGTGCGCATATTTCGATTTTTGGTGGCGATTATCCTACAAAAGACGGCACCTGTGTGCGTGATTATATCCATGTCACCGATTTGGCGCAGGCACATATTCTGGCTATGCGTTATTTGGCAAACGGCAACGAAAGCAATATTATGAACCTTGGCAACGGCGTGGGCTTTACGGTGCAGGAGGTCATCGAAACCGCGCGCCGCGTAACAGGGCATGCCATCCCTGCGGTGCTCTCGCCTCGGCGAGAGGGCGACCCGGCACAGTTGATTGCATCAAGCGAAAAAGCCAAACAGGTGCTTGGCTGGCGGCCGCAGCATGCCGAACTGGAAGAAATTATTGCTTCGGCATGGAACTGGCACAAGCGTCACCCAAACGGTTACGCGCCAAAATAATCGGCATTTAGTATCTTCAATATTATAAAGTGGTGTTGGGCTGGGTTTTGTGCTGGCTCAACACCACTTTAATGATATCAGGCATAAAAGTAATGGCTTTAGCGCAAAACATGTTTGTCATCAAACGGTGAAGATAACACTGTTTTAAAATCCGATTTTTTGTGTTTTAGCTGGTTTATTTAACAAAGAGGCTCGCGATATTTTTCCGCCAAATTGCGAATTATTTGGAAATCATAATTGATTTTTAATCGGCTAATACTATGACTGCAAACGCAAATGATCTGAACACAAGTCAGACAATCAAACAATTTCTATTGTAAGGAGAATGTGATTATGGCTAATTCCAGTAACAAGATTATTGTTCCCGAAGCTAAGGAAGCTATGAACAAGTTCAAGATGGAGGCTGCTAACGAAGTTGGCGTTAACCTCAAGCAGGGATACAATGGCGATTTGACCTCTCGTCAGGCCGGCTCGGTTGGCGGACAGATGGTCAAGAAGATGATCCAGTCCTACGAGAGCTCGATGAAGTAACCTTAAACGGCGAAACAACAATTGCAGTTAGCCTGCAATAGCGGGCGATGCTTGAATCGGCCGGAGCGGTACATGCCGCTTCCGGCCGATTATCCATGCATTTAAATGACGTATCTTATTCACTTTTGACGAAACGAAATGAATTATTTTAAAATATCTTTTCTTGTATATTCTTGACGTAAAAAGAATGAAAATTATGATAAAATAAATTCAATGCTTAACTCCCTAAATTTTGTTGAAAAACCTTATGCAAAACGCCTAGGCGAAAATACATAATAAAATTATAAATTTTTAGGGGTTTATCTAATAGAAGTATTTTGGGAGAATAAGAGCAAAACTTGTCTAAAAATTAACTTCTATATTGTCGTAAATAAAAAACCTTTGTTTTTTGCCCTATTGCACAATATTGCAGGATTTGCACCTGCAAACCGTCATGGTTTTTTTGCAGATGATAAGAGACTCTTACAATTCTGTTAATAGCCTCAAAATGTCTTGACATTTTCATGAATTTGATGTTCAATATATACATGTATTCTCTCGTTTTTTTGGCTTTTTCTTTTAATCGCGAAGCCATCAGAGGGCACTACTTTCATATTACTTAACGACTGGATGGTGATAAGATTGTCTTTGGAAGCAATTAAACAGATCTCCGAGACTGAACAATCTGCGCAGCAGTGTATTACTGACGCACAGACAAAAGCGCGGGATATTATTTCTAACGCACAGCGAACTGCTGCGCAGGAATATGATTCAACGCTCAAACGGGCGGCCGCCCAAGCGGCTGAGGCGCTGGCTGGCGCCAAGCATCGCGGAGACGATATGGCCGAGCAACAGCTCTCAGAATATCGCCGGCAATGCGAGACCTTGCAGGTGCAGGCTCAGAACCGCTTGGACAAAGCAGTCGCCATAGTAATGGAAAGGGTAGTCGGCTGATGTCTATTTTAAAAATGAAGCGACTGTATGTGATTGCCCCCGCCGACTCAAGACGGACAGTTTTGCGTGCGCTGACCAGGCTCGGTTGCGTCGAGCTGGAACGCTGCTCCGCTCAGCAGATCGTCGATTCCGGCGGGAAATTATATATTAGTGAAGAAAACACACAGGCTGCAAAAACACGCAGCACCTTGGAAAATGCCTGCCGCCTTCTGAAAAATTCTGGGGCGGCAAAAAAGACACCGCTGTTTTCTGCACGGCCCGAGGTTACCGAGCGTCAGCTCTTTGATACGGCTATGCTCAGCGGTGCCAAGCAAACGGCCGAAGCGGTCGACGCACTGGGTGCCCAACTGGCTGAGGCCGGTGCGTCACAAGCGAAGCTACATTCTCAGATTGCGGCACTGACCCCCTGGCAGCCACTTGACATACCATTAGAATTTACCGGAACGCGAGAGACAGTCTTTCTTATAGGCACGATGCCTGCGGCTATTGAAACCAGCCTGTTGTTTACCCGCTTAGGAGGAGAAGCACCCGCCTGTATGGCCGAGGTAATCGGCTCTGATAGCGAGCAGCATTACATTGCCGTGATGGTTCACAGGGAGCAGGAATCGGACGCATTGAACATCTTAAAAAGCGCCGGGTTTGTCACGGCAAACTTTAAGGATGTTGAAGTAACAGCAGGCGTACAGATAGATGCACTGCAAAAAGAGATTGCTGCGCTGGAAGAAGCCAAAGACGGATACGCAAAGCAGATTGCGGCTTATTATGACCAATTGCCAACATTGGAACTGGCGTACGACGCCTACACCCAGGAGGCGGCTCGGGATGAACTGCTTTCGGCTACCGCACATACGGAGCATACAGCCTATTTTACGGGCTGGATGCCTGCTGAGGCTGAGGCTGCGGTGGCAAAGCTGCTCGACACACAGGGGTGCGCCTATTCAATTGAGGAACCGGCGGAAAATGAAACACCCCCGGTTATGATGCAAAACAGCGCATTCATCAGTCCGGTCGAGCCGATTACAGAGATGTACGACACCCCGGCCTACGGTAGCATTGTGGATCCTAATCCGTTTATGTTCCCATTTTACATTGTTTTTTTTGGTTTTATAATGGCGGACGCGGCCTATGGCATTCTGATGTTTTTTGGTTGTTACTTCGCCCTGAAACTTATGAAGCCCAAGGGTGGCATGAAAAAGACGCTCACCTTATTTATGTACTGTGGCGTTTCAACTTTTTTTGCCGGTTTGCTGTTCGGTGGCTTTTTTTCAAATGCTGTCACAGTATTCACCCAAACCTTTCTCGGAAAAGCCGTCGTTATTCAACCGCTGTGGTTTAACCCCGCGGCCGAGCCGATGAAGATGCTGGCCTTTTCACTGGCATTGGGCGGCGTACACATTATCCTTGGCATGGCGCTGGCTGCTTACCGCATGATTCGTCAGGGGCACCTGCTCGACGCTATCTTCGATGTCGGTTCCTGGTATCTGGTCTTTGCTGGAATTGGGCTATACGTGCTTAAAATTCCGGTCGGGCTATATGTGATTATAGCGGGCGCACTTTTATTGGTGCTCACCGGCGGGCGCAATAGCCCAACTCTCTTCGGCAAGATAACCGGCGGTTTAGGCTCACTTTACGGCATTACCGGCTATCTCTCAGATGTCCTTTCCTATGCACGTATTATGGCGCTTGGCCTTTCGGGCGCTGTCATCGGTCAGGTCATGAACCAGCTTGGCGCTATGGGCGGCGGTGGGTTCTTCGGGCTGGTGTTGTTTATCGTTGTCTTTATTTTGGGCCACACCTTTAACCTTGCTATCAATCTGTTGGGTGCTTATGTTCACACATGCAGATTGCAGTATATAGAGTTTTTTGGCAAGTTTTTTGAAGGTGGCGGGCGCGCATTCCGACCGCTTGTCAATAATACAAATTATGTAACAATCATCAAGGAGGACTAAAACTATGGAATTCGTCACCAATCTTTTTTCAGGCTATTTCTTTGCGCTGCTCGGCGCGGCGCTCGCGGTAGGTCTTGCCGGCTCAGGTTCGGCAAAGGGCATGGGTATTGCGGGCGAGGCCGGCACTGGCATCGTTTCAGTCTCTCCTGAAAAATTCGGTCGTGTACTGCTGCTGCAGGCGCTTCCCGGAACGCAGGGCATTTACGGCCTGCTGATCTCGTTTATGATTCTTACCGCTGCGCCGGTAACGGGCGGCACGCTCACAATCGGGCAGGGCATCGGGTATTTCTGCGGCGCATTGCCGATTGCAATCGCTGGTTATTATTCGGCTATCGCACAGGGCCGTGTTTCTGCCGCCGCTATGGGCATTGTGGCTTCTAAGCCCGAGGAATCAATGAAGGGCGTTATCGCCGCCGGCATGGTTGAAACCTACGCCGTTTTCGCTGTTCTTATTTCGTTTATTATCGTTAGTACGATTCCCAGTCTGCCGCTGTAAGGAATGATTATTATGAACGGACTCGAAAACATTTCCAATAAAATATTAACCGACGCAAAGCTCAAGGCTGATGCAATTATTGCCGAGGCTGAGCAGAACGCCGCCAAAATCCTGGCGGATTCTAAAAAGCGTGCCGAGGCCGAGGTTGAGACGATCTTAAAAGATTCGGCCGCCCGTTGTGCCGACGTTGAGGAGAAAGCGCGCCTTGTTTCCGAACTTGAGGGTAAGAAGCTTGTTTCAAATGCGCGTCAGCAGATGATTTCCCTCACGTTTCAAACGGCGCTTGATCGGCTGCTGTCACTGCCAGAAGCAGAGTATCGCAAGCTGTTGATTTCGCTGGCAAACGATGTGCTGACCGACGGTAAGGGCGGCGAGGTGCTGCTCAACGCAAAGGACCGCACCGCGCATGGGCAGGCGCTGTCTCAGGCGTTGGACGGCAAGGCCACACTTGCTGAGGATGATGCGCCAATTGTCGGCGGGCTGATTATTCGGCGCGGAAAAATAGAGTATAACTGTGCGCTGGATGTTCTTGTGCGCATGGTTTCGGAAAAAGTCGCCCCCGAGGTGTCTTCAGCGCTGTTCCCGGAAGGAGCGTGAGCGTATTGCCAAAGTCGCCCGATACCGATTATGTCTATTTAAGCACCCTTTTGAAAGCGATGGAAAAAAATATGCTTTCAAAAGAAGACCTCACCCGCCTTGTTTCGGCGCGCACCGATGAGGATGCCGTCAAAATTTTGACCGAGAAGGGCTGGAGTACCTTTGATGCCAAAGATTCTGTCGCGCTTGAGCAGGAAATATCGCATCAGCGCAAGGCGCTGTTCGATCTAATTTACCGCTATGTGCCGGAAACCAGCGTCGTTGATTTATTTCGTTTAAAGTATGATTATCACAATCTAAAATCCTTGATAAAAGCCACCGCACAGGGGGTGGATGGCCAACGTCTTTTAAGTGATGCCGGCACCATTAGCCCCAACGCGCTGGTGGGCATGCACAACGATAAAGATTACAGCCACATGCCCCCAATCATGGCTACAGCGACGCAGGAGGCAGCAGACCTGTTGGCCCGCACTGGTGACCCACAGCTTTCTGATCTGTTGTTGGACGGCGCGCTGGCGGCGCAGATGTTGGCGTTGGCTCAAGCCACCGAAAGTACATTTCTTTTGGGCTATGTTCGTCTGTGGATCGACCTTGGCAACCTGCGGGTGCTCACACGCGCAGCTTTAAGCAAAAAGGGTTTTGATTATTTACAGCGTGCGATTTTCCCGGGCGGAAATGTTGCCTGTGGGCAGGTGCGCGAGGTGAGCCCTGAGCTGCTTCGCAGTCTGTTTGGCTTTGGTGAACTGCTCACCGCAACAGAGGCCGCTGCAGAGGCACTTTCCGGCGGTCTAGCGCTTTCAGGGTTAGACATGGCGTGTGACAACACGCTGATTGAATATATTCGTGCCTCCCGCCTGATTCCATTTGGCGAGGCTACCGTCATTTCGTATCTGCTGGCGTTTGAGTCGCAGTTGGTGGCGGTGCGCACCGTCATGTCGGGGCGCGCCTCGGGCTTGAGCGAGGAGAGAATTACAGAAAGGCTGAGGATGAGCTATGTATAAAGCTGCGGTAATCGGAGACAGACAGAGCGTACTGGGCTTCAGGGCTTTAGGGCTTACCGTTGCGACTGCCGAAACGGCGCATGAAGCCGCCGAAGCACTGCACAGCTTAGCTAAAAGCCAACACGCCGTCATTTATATCACCGAACAACTTGCCGCAAAAATCCCAGAGGATATCGCGGCGTATCTGGATCTGCCGCAGACGGCGGTGATCCCAATTCCCTCAAAGGACGGCGTTCTCGGGATCGGTGATTCAGAACTGCATAAGGCAGTTGAACGCGCCGTCGGCGCCGATATTCTCAGAGACCCCGAGGAATAAACATTCCCAACCCCAGACAGAAGGAAGGTTGAATAATGAGCAGTAGCATTACAGGAAAGATTATAAAGGTCGCAGGCCCGCTTGTTGTCGCCGAGGGCCTCGCCAATGCCAACATGTTTGACGTGGTGCGCGTGGGCGATCAGCGACTTATTGGCGAAATTATCGAGATGCGCGGCGATGCGGCTTCGATACAGGTTTACGAAGAGACCTCCGGCATCGCGCCCGGTGCCAAGGTGGAGACCACTGGTGCACCCCTTTCGGTCGAGCTGGCTCCCGGTCTCATTACCACCATTTATGACGGCATCCAGCGCCCGCTGGAGGCAATTCGCGAAGTCGCAGGCAGCCTGCTGACACGCGGCGTTGAGGTTAAGCCTCTCGATCATGATAAAAAATGGGAATTTGTCCCCAGCGCCAAAGTCGGCGACAAGGTTGTCACCGGCGATATTCTCGGTACAGTGGATGAGACCATCGTTGTTAAGCACAAGGTTATGGTGCCGCACGGCGTCTCGGGCGAGATTGCCGAGATTAAAAGCGGTAGTTTTACTATTGATGAAACAATTGCGACCGTCAAACTGGCGGACGGTTCTTTAAAAGAGCTTTCGATGCTCCAGCGTTGGCCGGTTCGCGTCGAGCGTCCCTATAAAAAGAAGCTGGCGCCCGACCTTCCAATGGTTACAGGGCAAAGAACGGTCGATACTTTCTTCCCGATCGCCAAGGGCGGTACCGCCGCCATCCCTGGGCCGTTCGGTTCGGGCAAGACCGTCACCCAGCATCAGCTTGCCAAATGGTCGGACGTGGATATCGTCATCTATATCGGCTGCGGAGAGCGCGGCAACGAGATGACCGACGTTCTGCGCGAGTTTCCTGAGCTGATTGACCCGCGTACCGGTGAAAGCTTGATGCAGCGTACCGTGTTAATCGCCAACACCTCCGATATGCCGGTTGCGGCCCGTGAGGCCAGCGTCTACACCGGCATCACCATAGCGGAATACTATCGCGACATGGGCTACGCGGTTGCAGTCATCGCCGACTCTACTTCCCGCTGGGCCGAGGCGCTGCGCGAAATGTCCGGCCGTCTCGAAGAGATGCCCGGCGAAGAAGGCTATCCCGCCTACCTTGCTTCCCGTTTGGCGCAGTTTTACGAGCGCGCCGGCCGTGTCGTCTGCCTTGGCAGCGACGAGCGCGAGGCGGCGCTTTCCGCTATCGGCGCGGTTTCGCCCCCCGGTGGTGATATTTCAGAGCCGGTCAGCCAGGCGACGCTTCGTATCGTCAAGGTGTTCTGGGGATTGGATTCCGCACTGGCCTATCGCCGCCACTTCCCAGCCATTAACTGGCTGTCGTCCTATTCGCTTTACTTCGACCGCCTAAAGGGCTGGTACGATGAAAACATCGGCGCCGATTTTGTTTCTCAGCGCCACGAAGCAATGAGCCTTTTACAGCAGGAAAGTGAGCTTGAGGAAATTGTTAAGCTGGTCGGCATTGATTCGCTCTCGCCTGGTGACCGCCTGATTATGGAGGCCTCCCAGATGCTGCGTGAGGACTTTTTGCAGCAGAACGCCATGAGCGATACCGACTCCTATTGCCCGATCGATAAGCAATATCGCCTGATGGCTCTTATTCTCAGATATTATCACGCCGCTAAGAAGGCGCTGGAAAGCGGTGCCCCCATGAAGGCGGTATTCGCAATTCCCGCGAGAGATCGCATCGGCCGTGCTAAGGATGTGCCGACCGAGGAATATGTCGAGACCTACGCCGACATATCGCGTGAAATGATTTCTCAGCTTGAGGCTGCTGCGGGAGGTGCACAAGGATGATTAAAGAATACCGTACTATACAAGAGGTCGCAGGGCCTCTGATGCTTGTTAAAGACGTTGACGACGTCGCATATAACGAGCTGGGCGAAATTGAGCTGCAAAACGGCGAGGTGCGCCGCTGCCGCGTGCTTGAAATGAACGGCAGCAACGCGCTGGTGCAGTTATTTGAATCTTCGGCAGGCATCAACCTAGCGCAGTCTAAGGTGCGCTTTCTCGGACATTCAATTGAGCTCGGTGTTGCCCCCGACATGTTGGGGCGCATATTTGACGGCCTTGGTAACCCCATTGACAATGGCCCTGAGATCATGCCCGACAAGCGCATGGATATCAACGGTACGCCGATGAACCCGGCCGCCCGCGACTATCCTTCAGAGTTTATCCAAACGGGCGTTTCGGCCATCGATGGCCTGAACACGCTGGTCCGAGGGCAAAAGCTGCCGATTTTCTCAGGTTCCGGTCTGCCGCACGCCAACCTCGCCGCGCAAATTGCGCGTCAGGCGAAGGTTTTGGGCGGCGACAGTAAGTTTGCCGTTGTGTTCGCCGCTGTCGGCATCACATTTGAAGAAGCCGATTACTTTATCTCTGACTTTACCAGAACCGGGGCCATCGAACGTTCAGTGTTGTTTCTAAACCTTGCGAACGACCCGGCTATCGAGCGTATTTCAACGCCGCGTATGGCGTTGACCGCTGCGGAATATCTGGCGTTCGAGCTGGATATGCAGGTTCTGGTCATCATTACGGACATCACAAACTATTGTGAAGCGCTGCGAGAGGTTTCGGCCGCGCGTAAAGAGGTTCCCGGGCGCCGTGGCTACCCTGGTTATCTTTATACCGACCTTGCTACCATGTACGAGCGCGCTGGCCGTCTGCTGGGCAAGAAAGGCTCCATTACGATGATTCCGATTTTGTCGATGCCCGAAGACGACAAGACCCACCCGATTCCTGACCTTACCGGCTATATCACCGAGGGCCAGATCATCATTTCGCGCGAGCTTTACCGCAAGGGGCTTACACCGCCGATCGACGTTTTACCGTCGCTGTCTCGACTCAAGGACAAGGGTGTTGGCGTCGGTAAGACCCGTGAAGATCATGCCAATACGATGAACCAGCTGTTTGCGGCCTATGCCCGCGGCAAGGACGCCAAGGAGCTGATGACCATCTTAGGCGAGGCGGCGCTGACCGACACCGACAAGCTGTATGCCAAGTTTGCCGACGCGTTTGAAAAGCGTTATGTCTCTCAGGGATATGAAACAAACCGCACTATTGAAGAGACGCTGAATTTGGGCTGGGAGCTGCTTTCTATTCTGCCGGTTGGCGAGTTGAAGCGTATCAAGCCAGAATATATCGAGAAATATCTGCCGAAAAAGCAAGAGGGGTGATGCGGTATGGCAAGACTGAACGTCAATCCCACCCGCATGGAGCTAACTCGGCTTAAAAAGCGTCTTAAAACCGCTACCCGCGGCCATAAGCTGCTTAAAGACAAGCGCGA from Oscillospiraceae bacterium MB24-C1 includes the following:
- a CDS encoding V-type ATP synthase subunit B, giving the protein MIKEYRTIQEVAGPLMLVKDVDDVAYNELGEIELQNGEVRRCRVLEMNGSNALVQLFESSAGINLAQSKVRFLGHSIELGVAPDMLGRIFDGLGNPIDNGPEIMPDKRMDINGTPMNPAARDYPSEFIQTGVSAIDGLNTLVRGQKLPIFSGSGLPHANLAAQIARQAKVLGGDSKFAVVFAAVGITFEEADYFISDFTRTGAIERSVLFLNLANDPAIERISTPRMALTAAEYLAFELDMQVLVIITDITNYCEALREVSAARKEVPGRRGYPGYLYTDLATMYERAGRLLGKKGSITMIPILSMPEDDKTHPIPDLTGYITEGQIIISRELYRKGLTPPIDVLPSLSRLKDKGVGVGKTREDHANTMNQLFAAYARGKDAKELMTILGEAALTDTDKLYAKFADAFEKRYVSQGYETNRTIEETLNLGWELLSILPVGELKRIKPEYIEKYLPKKQEG
- a CDS encoding V-type ATP synthase subunit A, whose protein sequence is MSSSITGKIIKVAGPLVVAEGLANANMFDVVRVGDQRLIGEIIEMRGDAASIQVYEETSGIAPGAKVETTGAPLSVELAPGLITTIYDGIQRPLEAIREVAGSLLTRGVEVKPLDHDKKWEFVPSAKVGDKVVTGDILGTVDETIVVKHKVMVPHGVSGEIAEIKSGSFTIDETIATVKLADGSLKELSMLQRWPVRVERPYKKKLAPDLPMVTGQRTVDTFFPIAKGGTAAIPGPFGSGKTVTQHQLAKWSDVDIVIYIGCGERGNEMTDVLREFPELIDPRTGESLMQRTVLIANTSDMPVAAREASVYTGITIAEYYRDMGYAVAVIADSTSRWAEALREMSGRLEEMPGEEGYPAYLASRLAQFYERAGRVVCLGSDEREAALSAIGAVSPPGGDISEPVSQATLRIVKVFWGLDSALAYRRHFPAINWLSSYSLYFDRLKGWYDENIGADFVSQRHEAMSLLQQESELEEIVKLVGIDSLSPGDRLIMEASQMLREDFLQQNAMSDTDSYCPIDKQYRLMALILRYYHAAKKALESGAPMKAVFAIPARDRIGRAKDVPTEEYVETYADISREMISQLEAAAGGAQG